The DNA region TGCAAATCTTAGCAAGATCCCAACTAAAGCTCTACTGAACCAATGCCAATAACTGAAGGCACTACCAAAATTAGGTTGGGCTAAGAGTCAATGGTTTGAAAAACATAGGATAAACCGAACGCAGCGAGTTTTATCCTGGTACATGTTTCTAAGTTTCGCCCCATTGGGGGGCGAATTCGCCGCATTGGCCTGTCTTTCGCTGGTTTGCAGCTGTGCCGTTTGGTGGAAGGCCAATCTGATATCTGCTATAATGATGATACCGGTAGTGAGAGGGAACCGGCTACAATCGAACCGAGGGGTGAGGGCAGATGATCAGGATGAAGGTCAAAGTTGTGGGAGTTGATCAAAGGTCGATGTTACCGGTCGTAGTGATCACTGATACCCAGGAGCGGGGTTTTATTCCCATAGTCATTGGACCGGCCGAAGCAAATGCTATCACGATCCAGTTAGAAGGAATCCAACCCCCAAGGCCGATTACCCATGACCTAATAACATCGATTATTGAAGCATTTGGTGCAAAGATTGTCAAAATTGCGATCACTGACCTACGTGATGAAACCTATTATGCTAGGATATACATTGAAACAGCTAAGGGCCAACTTGATATCGATGCACGGCCAAGTGATGCGATTGCTTTGGCGCTAAGAACTAATTGCCCAATTTATATTACTGAGCAAGTTGCGGCGAAGGCGATGGTCAACAATAAGCCTATCGACGATGAGGAAATCGAGCAGTTTAAGCAGATGCTCGATAACTTGACTCCCGACGATTTTAAGAAAAATCTTCATTGATTTGATCGAAAAATCTCAAGACTATGAAAAAACCAGGCCACGATGTGGACCTGGTTTTTTCATAGCGACTTCATTCCAAGGCTTCTGGAAAAACCCACTCTAGCTACCGAGCCTTTTCTCCCAAATGTATCTGGACTCTATGCCCTTGTTACCGAAGAGTGAATTCCAGGATGTTGCCAGTGACCTTCTACAATGAGGGGCAAACTGACGGGCATAAAATAGGACTCATCTGGACAGACTCTGGAAGTATAAATCTTGGTGAATCGGTTGATAATGGAGGTGAGATGAGAAACAAGAGGTGAGTCCCCAATGAAAAGAAGTCGCCTTATCCTGACTATGGCAGCGGCAATCATCAGTTTATGTTATACTAGCATAGACGCATGGTATCCTGTTGATTTGTGTTATGAGTTTACAGATCCCCTTCATCTTGTCCACAGTTCATCCATAAGCAGAGTATTATACGGCGCCATTACTAGGGTTGATTTAGATACCGGTCTTATCCAGTTTGTCACCGATACAGAGGTAATTTGGGGTAAGCTTAATGATGACACATTTATTTTGCAGAATGGTCGACCATGTAGTATTGACGCCCTTTCACCTGTGCCTGGCGGGTTCGAACAGTGGGGACTTGTTTGTTTAGATCAGACGGGGAAAGTGATTTACATTGAGGGTATTTACCCTTTGTTTACCGTGGAAATGCTTTTCTA from Limnochordia bacterium includes:
- a CDS encoding bifunctional nuclease family protein, with translation MIRMKVKVVGVDQRSMLPVVVITDTQERGFIPIVIGPAEANAITIQLEGIQPPRPITHDLITSIIEAFGAKIVKIAITDLRDETYYARIYIETAKGQLDIDARPSDAIALALRTNCPIYITEQVAAKAMVNNKPIDDEEIEQFKQMLDNLTPDDFKKNLH